In the Aerosakkonema funiforme FACHB-1375 genome, one interval contains:
- a CDS encoding Uma2 family endonuclease: protein MITATPVILNLKNVSLSDEQFYQLCQDNQNWQLERTAKGELVIMPPVGGVSGNREADLNGPLWLWNRQTQLGRVFSSSTIFSLPNGGDRSPDVAWVANERWESLTPEEQEKFPPLCPDFAIELRSRTDSLTQLQEKMQEYLESGLRLGWLINPQAQQVEIYRPNQTVEIIQLPASLSGEDVLPGFVLNLPLF, encoded by the coding sequence ATGATTACTGCCACTCCAGTTATCTTAAACTTAAAAAACGTTAGCTTAAGCGACGAGCAATTTTACCAACTCTGCCAAGACAATCAAAATTGGCAACTCGAACGAACAGCTAAAGGAGAATTAGTAATTATGCCTCCCGTCGGTGGAGTTAGTGGAAACCGAGAAGCAGATTTAAACGGCCCACTTTGGTTGTGGAATCGTCAAACTCAACTGGGAAGAGTCTTTAGTTCTTCTACTATATTTAGTTTACCGAATGGGGGAGACCGTTCTCCCGATGTCGCGTGGGTCGCTAACGAACGCTGGGAATCTCTAACCCCCGAAGAACAAGAGAAATTTCCCCCATTATGTCCTGATTTTGCGATCGAGTTGCGTTCTCGTACCGACTCGCTCACCCAACTGCAAGAAAAAATGCAGGAATATCTCGAAAGTGGTTTGCGGTTAGGTTGGTTGATTAATCCCCAAGCACAACAGGTAGAAATATATCGTCCGAATCAAACCGTTGAAATAATTCAATTACCCGCAAGTTTATCAGGAGAAGATGTCTTACCTGGATTTGTTTTAAATTTACCGCTTTTTTGA